A single region of the Verrucomicrobiota bacterium genome encodes:
- a CDS encoding AAA family ATPase, protein MNKKLLSLFGLKWNPFSPDVPTDALLVAPRIESFCWRVENLAREGGFALITGAPGIGKSSALRLLVERLGALREIKIGVMARPHIGVADFYRELGDLFGVELSPHNRWAGAKLLRERWQSHIDAALVRPVLVADEAQDMSTAVLNEMRHLSSARLDSHMLLTTVLAGDTRLVDKFRSDDLLPLASRMRVKLNLDRATPDELEQCLRHCMTKAGANKLMTTELVATLCEHAAGNYRTLMTMANELLVTGAQREVKHLDEKLFFDSYTPTTSEPMTKSVVAPSKRR, encoded by the coding sequence GTGAACAAGAAGCTGCTGTCGCTGTTTGGCCTCAAGTGGAATCCGTTTTCCCCCGACGTACCGACCGATGCGCTGCTGGTCGCCCCGCGCATCGAGAGCTTCTGCTGGCGCGTCGAGAACCTCGCGCGCGAGGGTGGCTTCGCGCTCATCACGGGCGCGCCCGGCATCGGCAAGTCCTCCGCGCTGCGGCTGCTCGTCGAGCGGCTCGGCGCGCTGCGCGAGATCAAGATCGGCGTGATGGCCAGGCCGCACATCGGCGTCGCGGATTTCTATCGCGAGCTCGGCGACCTCTTTGGTGTGGAGCTCTCGCCGCACAATCGGTGGGCGGGCGCCAAGCTGCTGCGCGAGCGCTGGCAGTCCCACATCGACGCGGCGCTGGTGCGGCCGGTGCTCGTCGCCGACGAGGCGCAGGACATGTCGACCGCCGTGCTGAACGAGATGCGGCACCTGTCGAGCGCGCGGCTCGACTCGCACATGCTGCTGACGACGGTCCTCGCCGGCGACACGCGGCTCGTCGACAAATTCCGCAGCGACGACCTCTTGCCGCTCGCCAGCCGGATGCGCGTGAAGCTCAACCTCGACCGCGCGACCCCCGACGAGCTGGAGCAGTGCCTCCGGCACTGCATGACCAAGGCGGGCGCGAACAAGCTGATGACCACCGAGCTCGTCGCGACCTTGTGCGAGCACGCCGCCGGCAACTACCGCACGCTGATGACGATGGCGAACGAGCTGCTCGTCACCGGCGCGCAGCGTGAGGTCAAGCATCTCGACGAGAAGCTCTTCTTCGACTCGTACACGCCGACGACCAGCGAACCGATGACGAAGTCCGTCGTCGCTCCGAGCAAGCGACGATGA
- a CDS encoding AAA family ATPase, translating into MNLPTVRAHCLAEHPQARRWLIDELWADEAVGIVGGEPKCCKSFLALDMAVSVAGGVPCLRRFAPAQTGRVLLFAAEDALHVVRQRLAGIALAAGRALADLDIHVITAPSVRLDVERDRDALVETIAELRPKLLVLDPFVRLHRVDENLSGEVAPLLAYLRELQRRFHVAVALVHHARKGGAKMRAGQALRGSSEFHAWGDSNLYLRRHGEQLALSVEHRAAAAITAVSLQLAIAGEAVALTAIERAATGAAPTTTAPTTLADQIEAQLAGAGRALTAAALRKLCRVRNATLTSALTDLVDAGRIRKDASGYAIAR; encoded by the coding sequence ATGAACCTCCCGACCGTGCGAGCGCACTGCCTCGCGGAGCACCCGCAGGCGCGGCGCTGGCTCATCGACGAGCTGTGGGCCGACGAAGCGGTCGGCATCGTCGGGGGCGAGCCGAAGTGCTGCAAGTCGTTTCTCGCGCTCGACATGGCGGTCTCGGTCGCCGGTGGGGTGCCGTGCCTGCGCCGCTTCGCGCCGGCGCAGACCGGGCGCGTGCTGCTCTTCGCCGCCGAGGACGCGCTGCATGTCGTGCGACAACGACTCGCTGGCATCGCGCTCGCCGCGGGCCGCGCGCTCGCCGACCTCGACATCCACGTCATCACCGCCCCGTCGGTGCGGCTCGATGTCGAGCGCGACCGCGACGCGCTCGTCGAGACCATCGCCGAGCTGCGGCCGAAGCTGCTCGTGCTCGACCCCTTTGTCCGCTTGCATCGCGTCGATGAGAACCTCTCCGGCGAGGTCGCGCCGCTCCTCGCGTACCTGCGCGAGCTCCAGCGGCGCTTTCACGTCGCGGTCGCGCTCGTGCACCACGCCCGCAAGGGCGGCGCCAAGATGCGGGCTGGCCAGGCCCTCCGCGGCTCGAGCGAATTCCACGCCTGGGGCGACTCGAACCTCTACCTGCGCCGGCACGGCGAGCAGCTCGCGCTCTCGGTCGAGCATCGCGCGGCAGCGGCGATCACCGCGGTCTCCCTCCAGCTCGCGATCGCCGGCGAGGCGGTCGCGCTCACCGCGATCGAGCGCGCCGCCACCGGTGCGGCGCCCACGACCACCGCGCCGACCACCCTCGCCGACCAGATCGAGGCGCAGCTCGCGGGAGCAGGGCGCGCGCTCACCGCCGCCGCACTCCGGAAGCTTTGCCGGGTCCGGAACGCGACGCTGACCTCCGCACTCACCGACCTCGTCGACGCCGGCCGGATCCGCAAGGACGCGAGCGGCTACGCGATCGCCCGCTGA